The Sphingosinicella humi genome has a window encoding:
- a CDS encoding CDC48 family AAA ATPase: protein MADEEREPKRLQVANMRPDDSGRGLARLPRAMMNALGLSEGDVVELVGKRSTPARALYPYPEDEGLDIIRLDGLQRANAEIGSGDFVEIRKAETKPAQRVVFAPAQRNLRLQGSANALKRSFGMKPVTAGDVVATTGQQRVERSDIPPELRAMLNAPAFALQEIKLTVVSTVPKGIVHIDANTEVELRPEYTEAREARRADVTYDDLGGIGTTIDQLREMVELPLRYPEIFERLGVDPPKGVLLHGPPGTGKTRLARAVANESDASFFHIAGPEIMGSAYGESEKRLRELFEEAGQAAPSIIFIDEIDSIAPKRGQVQGETEKRLVAQLLTLLDGLEPRQNLIVIAATNRPEALDEALRRPGRFDREIVIGVPDENGRREILAIHTRGMPLGDGVDLRELARKTYGFVGADLAALAREAAIEAVRRIMPRINLEEGTIPPEVLDELSVWREDFEDALKRVQPSAMREVMVQMPNVGWHDIGGLDDARERLREGVELPLKDPEAFRRLGIRPAKGFLLYGPPGTGKTLLAKATAREAEANFIATKSSDLLSKWYGESEQQIARLFARARQVAPTVIFFDELDSLVPARGGGLGEPQVTERVVNTILAEMDGLEELQSVVVIGATNRPNLIDPALLRPGRFDELIYVSVPDKTGRRRILGIHTEDMPLADDVDLDDLAARTERFTGADLEDLVRRAGLFALRESLEARSVAAEHFERALKETRASVTPEMEQEYAQIEAKLKQDAASPSGIGFVMPGMLTPRAQKDGNEG from the coding sequence ATGGCGGATGAGGAACGCGAGCCCAAGCGGCTGCAGGTTGCCAACATGCGGCCGGACGACAGCGGACGCGGCCTGGCGCGATTGCCGAGGGCGATGATGAACGCGCTCGGCCTCAGCGAAGGCGACGTCGTCGAGTTGGTCGGTAAGCGCTCCACTCCCGCCCGCGCGCTCTATCCCTATCCGGAGGATGAGGGTCTGGACATTATCCGGCTCGACGGCCTTCAGCGCGCCAATGCCGAGATCGGCTCGGGCGACTTCGTCGAGATCCGCAAGGCCGAGACGAAGCCCGCCCAGCGCGTCGTCTTCGCGCCGGCACAGCGGAACCTCAGGCTCCAGGGTTCGGCCAACGCGCTGAAGCGCAGCTTCGGCATGAAGCCGGTAACCGCCGGCGACGTCGTCGCGACCACCGGCCAGCAGCGGGTGGAGCGCAGCGACATCCCGCCCGAGCTGCGCGCCATGCTGAACGCGCCTGCCTTCGCGCTGCAGGAGATCAAGCTCACCGTCGTCTCGACCGTGCCCAAGGGCATCGTCCATATCGACGCCAATACCGAGGTCGAGCTTCGCCCCGAATATACCGAGGCGCGGGAGGCGCGCCGCGCCGACGTCACCTATGACGATCTCGGCGGCATCGGCACGACCATCGACCAGCTGCGCGAGATGGTCGAGCTGCCGCTGCGCTATCCGGAGATTTTCGAGCGTCTCGGCGTCGACCCGCCCAAGGGCGTGCTGCTCCACGGGCCGCCCGGCACCGGCAAGACGCGCCTCGCCCGCGCCGTCGCCAACGAGAGCGACGCGAGTTTCTTCCACATCGCCGGTCCGGAGATCATGGGCTCGGCCTATGGCGAGAGCGAGAAGCGTCTGCGCGAGCTGTTCGAGGAGGCGGGCCAGGCCGCGCCGTCGATCATCTTCATCGACGAGATCGATTCGATCGCCCCCAAGCGCGGCCAGGTGCAGGGCGAGACCGAGAAGCGTCTCGTCGCCCAGCTACTGACCCTACTCGACGGGCTGGAGCCGCGGCAGAATCTGATCGTCATCGCGGCGACGAACCGGCCGGAGGCGCTGGACGAGGCGCTGCGGCGGCCGGGGCGTTTCGACCGGGAGATCGTGATCGGCGTGCCCGACGAGAATGGCCGGCGCGAGATCCTCGCCATCCACACCCGCGGCATGCCCTTGGGCGACGGCGTCGACCTTCGCGAGCTGGCGCGCAAGACCTACGGCTTCGTCGGCGCCGACCTCGCCGCCCTGGCCCGGGAGGCGGCGATCGAGGCGGTGCGGCGCATCATGCCGAGGATCAACCTGGAGGAAGGCACGATCCCGCCCGAAGTGCTCGACGAGCTTTCCGTCTGGCGGGAGGATTTCGAGGATGCGCTGAAGCGCGTCCAGCCCTCCGCCATGCGCGAGGTCATGGTGCAGATGCCCAATGTCGGCTGGCACGATATCGGCGGCCTCGACGATGCGCGCGAGCGGCTGCGCGAGGGCGTCGAGCTGCCGCTGAAGGACCCGGAGGCGTTCCGCCGGCTCGGCATCCGGCCAGCCAAGGGTTTCCTGCTTTATGGCCCGCCGGGCACCGGCAAGACCCTCCTCGCCAAGGCGACGGCACGCGAGGCGGAGGCGAATTTCATCGCCACCAAATCCTCCGACCTCCTTTCCAAATGGTACGGCGAGAGCGAGCAGCAGATCGCCCGCCTCTTCGCCCGCGCCCGCCAGGTGGCCCCCACCGTGATCTTCTTCGACGAGCTCGACAGTCTCGTCCCCGCTCGCGGCGGCGGCCTGGGCGAACCCCAGGTCACCGAGCGGGTCGTCAACACCATCTTGGCCGAAATGGACGGCTTGGAGGAGCTCCAGTCCGTCGTCGTGATCGGCGCCACCAACCGACCGAATCTGATCGATCCGGCGCTGCTCCGGCCCGGGCGCTTCGACGAGCTCATCTATGTCTCCGTGCCTGACAAGACAGGGCGGCGGCGGATTCTCGGCATTCACACCGAGGACATGCCGTTGGCCGACGATGTTGATCTCGACGACCTGGCGGCCCGGACCGAGCGGTTCACCGGCGCGGACCTGGAGGATCTGGTGCGTCGCGCCGGTCTCTTCGCGCTCCGGGAATCACTCGAAGCCCGAAGTGTCGCCGCCGAGCATTTCGAGCGGGCGCTGAAGGAGACACGCGCTTCGGTAACGCCGGAGATGGAACAGGAATATGCCCAGATCGAAGCGAAGCTGAAGCAGGACGCGGCGAGCCCGAGCGGGATCGGCTTCGTCATGCCGGGAATGCTTACCCCGCGGGCGCAGAAGGATGGAAACGAAGGCTGA
- a CDS encoding methyl-accepting chemotaxis protein yields MTADFHVNEDGRKLQKLTQQQVANRLAAYNADGPFQAELEALWRDAGEVLAPIIEARAGEAVARQFQERCTRPLDADWVHGIAACGIELYSRCLSVPEVIDRGARLTAELIGALRGAFTADEPALARATQTLVRLRAYETDIILAQIGLLEADEAAETRGKQSEAFKRTVAELIAATAKESSGLRDRTAATSGAARGMLGKTSEVAAAAEQSAVAMREAAQTAAGLIQAIEDARNEVEVAAGVATRAGSQASEAVKISQALSTHVEAIESILGLIRDIAGQTNLLALNATIEAARAGDAGRGFAVVAQEVKSLASQTARATDDITAKITAITAATRQTVEANGSIQETVGEVQSSADRIRQAMEMQAQTVTMITAAVDETALAADSMSSTIAAIRADTDRVTTEIDEVESGFVRVNDQLARFRATTAEFVSSFAA; encoded by the coding sequence ATGACGGCCGATTTTCATGTGAATGAGGATGGCAGGAAATTGCAGAAGCTGACGCAGCAGCAGGTGGCCAACCGCCTCGCCGCCTATAATGCCGACGGGCCATTCCAGGCTGAGCTCGAGGCTTTGTGGCGCGACGCGGGCGAAGTGCTCGCCCCGATCATCGAGGCGCGGGCCGGTGAAGCCGTGGCGCGGCAGTTTCAGGAGCGGTGCACCCGCCCCCTCGACGCCGACTGGGTTCATGGCATCGCCGCCTGCGGCATCGAACTCTACAGCCGCTGCCTCTCCGTGCCGGAAGTGATCGACCGGGGCGCGCGCCTCACCGCCGAACTGATCGGAGCGCTGCGCGGCGCCTTTACGGCCGACGAGCCGGCGCTCGCCCGCGCGACCCAGACGCTGGTGCGGCTGCGCGCCTATGAAACCGACATCATCCTCGCCCAGATCGGCCTCCTTGAAGCGGACGAGGCCGCCGAGACGCGGGGCAAGCAGAGCGAGGCTTTCAAACGCACCGTAGCCGAGCTGATCGCCGCGACGGCCAAGGAATCCTCCGGCCTTCGCGACCGCACCGCCGCCACGTCCGGCGCCGCCAGGGGCATGCTCGGCAAGACGAGCGAGGTCGCGGCAGCGGCCGAGCAGTCGGCGGTGGCGATGCGCGAGGCGGCGCAGACGGCGGCCGGCCTCATCCAGGCGATCGAGGACGCGCGCAACGAAGTGGAAGTCGCCGCCGGCGTCGCCACACGAGCGGGCTCGCAGGCTTCCGAAGCGGTCAAGATCAGCCAGGCCCTGTCCACCCATGTCGAGGCGATCGAATCGATCCTCGGCCTCATTCGCGACATTGCCGGGCAGACCAACCTTCTCGCCCTCAACGCCACCATCGAGGCGGCGCGGGCGGGCGACGCCGGGCGCGGCTTCGCGGTGGTGGCGCAGGAGGTGAAGAGCCTCGCCAGCCAGACCGCCCGGGCGACCGACGACATCACCGCCAAGATCACCGCGATCACGGCTGCCACCCGCCAGACCGTGGAGGCGAACGGCTCGATCCAGGAGACGGTTGGGGAGGTCCAGTCCTCGGCCGACCGCATCCGCCAGGCGATGGAGATGCAGGCACAGACCGTCACCATGATCACCGCCGCCGTCGACGAGACCGCGCTCGCCGCCGATTCGATGTCGTCGACCATCGCGGCGATCCGGGCGGACACCGATCGGGTCACGACCGAGATCGACGAGGTCGAATCGGGCTTCGTCCGGGTCAACGATCAGCTCGCCCGTTTCCGCGCGACGACCGCCGAGTTCGTGAGCAGCTTCGCGGCCTAG
- a CDS encoding SDR family NAD(P)-dependent oxidoreductase encodes MTKLNILVTGTSRGIGKSIAAALSAHNVVGHSSRDGDDHRIAADLSKAGAPERLWSEALERLGGRIDVLVNNAGIFEAAPIDQPHDDWLAAWERTMRVNLTASAELCRLAVLHFRERGSGRLVNVASRAAYRGDSPQHWHYAASKAGMIGMTKTIARGYAGESILAFAVCPGFTMTGMAEDYVESRGGSKLLADIPLGRVATTDEIAETVRWLAVDAPASATGAVIDVNGASFVR; translated from the coding sequence ATGACCAAGCTCAACATCCTCGTCACCGGCACCAGCCGGGGCATCGGCAAGTCCATCGCCGCCGCGCTTTCCGCGCACAATGTCGTCGGCCATTCGAGCCGCGACGGCGACGATCATCGCATTGCCGCCGATCTTTCTAAGGCCGGCGCGCCCGAACGGCTCTGGAGCGAGGCGCTGGAGCGGCTCGGCGGCCGCATCGACGTTCTGGTCAACAATGCCGGCATCTTCGAGGCGGCGCCGATCGACCAGCCGCATGACGATTGGCTCGCCGCCTGGGAGCGGACGATGCGCGTCAATCTCACGGCCTCCGCCGAGCTCTGCCGGCTTGCCGTGCTGCACTTTCGCGAGCGTGGCAGCGGGCGCCTCGTCAATGTGGCGAGCCGGGCGGCCTATCGGGGCGATTCGCCGCAGCACTGGCATTATGCCGCGTCCAAGGCCGGCATGATCGGCATGACCAAGACGATCGCGCGCGGTTATGCGGGCGAGAGCATCCTCGCCTTCGCGGTCTGCCCCGGCTTCACCATGACCGGCATGGCCGAGGATTATGTTGAGAGCCGCGGTGGCTCCAAGCTGCTCGCCGACATCCCGCTCGGCCGCGTCGCGACGACCGACGAGATTGCGGAGACGGTGCGCTGGCTGGCCGTGGACGCGCCCGCGTCGGCGACGGGGGCCGTGATCGACGTCAACGGAGCCAGCTTTGTCCGATAA
- the sdhC gene encoding succinate dehydrogenase, cytochrome b556 subunit, whose protein sequence is MHRNPSRPLSPHLSIWRWGPHMLVSILHRVTGSGLAVVGGIVFTWWLAAAASGPEAYDSFVGHATSWYGVVVWIGLTWAFFQHTASGLRHFVLDMGAGYELGTNKFWANVTVAASVVLTALTWLYILGVSA, encoded by the coding sequence ATGCACCGCAATCCATCGCGCCCGCTTTCGCCCCATCTCAGCATCTGGCGCTGGGGGCCGCATATGCTGGTTTCGATCCTGCACCGGGTGACCGGTTCCGGCCTGGCCGTGGTGGGCGGGATCGTCTTCACCTGGTGGCTGGCGGCCGCAGCGAGCGGGCCGGAGGCCTATGACAGCTTCGTCGGCCATGCGACGAGTTGGTACGGCGTCGTAGTCTGGATCGGGCTCACCTGGGCGTTCTTCCAACACACCGCCTCGGGGCTGCGCCATTTCGTGCTCGACATGGGCGCGGGCTACGAACTCGGCACCAATAAATTCTGGGCCAATGTGACGGTCGCCGCCTCGGTCGTGCTGACGGCATTGACCTGGCTCTACATATTGGGAGTGAGCGCATGA
- a CDS encoding 50S ribosomal protein L11 methyltransferase: MSDSWKASLPCTKAEAEAVAADISQLVLLETTPVLMTREPDPARPEEWLLEAYFDEEPGAETLAALKTLTPSAADAEPVVEKLSDEDWVTLSQQGLEPIRAGRFFVHTPAHRDKVPAEAVPLEIDAGRAFGTGQHETTTGCLMALDRLKATGGHFSNILDLGTGTGLLAFAALKLWPAARVTASDIDPVSIEVTEENAGINRIALGRARGQVELAVAPGLEHARLKARAPYDLIIANILAGPLIELAPSVAAALQPGGRLMLAGLLDHQADAVAAAYRRQGLMLSSSIVRGDWPTLVMRKRKSLGWR, encoded by the coding sequence ATGTCCGATAGCTGGAAGGCGTCCCTGCCCTGCACCAAGGCGGAAGCGGAAGCGGTCGCGGCCGACATCTCGCAGCTCGTGCTGCTGGAGACGACGCCGGTGCTGATGACGCGCGAGCCCGATCCCGCGCGGCCGGAGGAATGGCTGCTTGAGGCCTATTTCGACGAGGAGCCCGGGGCGGAGACGCTTGCGGCGCTAAAGACGCTGACACCGAGCGCAGCCGATGCGGAGCCCGTCGTCGAGAAGCTCAGCGACGAGGATTGGGTGACGCTCTCCCAGCAAGGTCTGGAGCCGATCCGCGCCGGCCGCTTCTTCGTCCACACCCCCGCGCATCGCGACAAGGTTCCGGCCGAAGCCGTGCCACTGGAGATTGACGCCGGCCGCGCTTTCGGCACCGGCCAGCATGAGACGACGACCGGCTGCCTGATGGCGCTCGACCGATTGAAGGCGACGGGCGGCCATTTCTCCAACATCCTCGATCTCGGCACCGGCACCGGCCTCCTCGCCTTCGCGGCGCTGAAGCTCTGGCCGGCGGCGCGGGTGACGGCCTCCGACATCGATCCGGTCTCGATCGAAGTGACCGAGGAGAATGCGGGGATCAACCGAATCGCGCTCGGCCGCGCGCGGGGCCAGGTCGAGCTGGCCGTGGCGCCGGGGCTGGAGCATGCGCGGCTGAAGGCGCGCGCCCCCTATGACCTCATCATCGCCAACATCCTTGCCGGGCCGCTGATCGAGCTCGCTCCATCGGTCGCGGCAGCGCTGCAGCCCGGCGGCCGCCTGATGCTCGCCGGTCTGCTCGACCATCAGGCCGATGCCGTGGCCGCCGCCTATCGCCGGCAGGGGCTGATGCTGAGCTCCAGTATCGTCCGGGGCGATTGGCCGACCCTGGTCATGCGCAAGCGCAAGTCGCTGGGCTGGCGCTAG
- a CDS encoding LysR substrate-binding domain-containing protein yields MRRLPPLTAIEAFVQVARLGSVKAAAESLALSSPALSRRVQALERFVGQPLFERRHQAVHLNGDGERLLAEIAPSLDALTLAMERATGSGELMRLRLGVPPLFASQRLIPNLAKLRALHPSLHIDIDTGAHVFARLDEGLDAAIAIAPEVDASLYSRRIDSNRVIAIGARALQDTPGGFTHPSQLAQATVFVHRDMPDTFDHWREAVGLPDLQPAAVDHFDSGPLILDAAAQGLGVALMLESHLKEARDPRLVQLFDIVVESPYSYWFACRRSALRRRPVKIFHDWLFENVAPTTREV; encoded by the coding sequence ATGCGAAGACTGCCCCCCCTTACCGCCATCGAGGCGTTCGTTCAGGTCGCGCGGCTGGGCTCGGTCAAGGCCGCGGCCGAGTCCTTGGCGCTGTCGTCGCCGGCGCTCAGCCGCCGTGTCCAGGCGCTAGAGCGCTTCGTCGGCCAGCCTTTGTTCGAGCGGCGCCACCAGGCGGTCCACCTCAACGGTGACGGCGAAAGGCTGCTCGCCGAGATCGCGCCATCGCTCGACGCGCTCACCCTCGCCATGGAGCGGGCGACCGGGAGCGGCGAGCTGATGCGACTGCGTCTCGGCGTGCCGCCGCTCTTCGCCTCGCAGCGGCTGATACCCAACCTTGCAAAGCTGCGCGCGCTGCACCCGTCGCTTCACATCGACATCGACACCGGCGCCCACGTCTTCGCCCGCCTGGACGAGGGACTTGATGCCGCCATCGCGATCGCGCCGGAGGTCGACGCGAGCCTCTATTCGCGGCGGATCGACAGCAACCGCGTCATCGCGATCGGCGCGCGCGCGCTCCAGGATACGCCAGGGGGGTTCACTCACCCCTCCCAACTCGCCCAGGCGACGGTGTTCGTCCACCGCGACATGCCCGACACGTTCGATCATTGGCGCGAGGCGGTTGGCCTGCCCGATCTGCAGCCCGCCGCCGTCGACCATTTCGATTCCGGCCCTCTCATCCTCGACGCCGCCGCGCAGGGCCTCGGCGTCGCGCTGATGCTCGAAAGCCATTTGAAGGAGGCGCGTGATCCGCGCCTCGTCCAGCTGTTCGATATCGTCGTGGAGAGCCCCTACAGCTACTGGTTCGCCTGCCGCCGCTCGGCGCTACGGCGCAGGCCGGTGAAGATCTTCCACGACTGGCTGTTCGAGAATGTCGCCCCGACGACCCGCGAGGTTTAG
- the ligA gene encoding NAD-dependent DNA ligase LigA: MTEVPERLDEKAAAAELARLAEAIAHHNRLYHAEDAPEISDAAYDALVRRNAELEAAFPHLVREDSPSRQVGAVPAGPLAKVRHAAPMLSLDNAFSEEDVADFIGRVSRYLNLAPDEPIAVTAEPKIDGLSCSLRYERGQLVLAATRGDGTTGEDVTPNVRTISDIPQRLRLRSSTEVESEVPDVFEVRGEVYMSKADFAALNERQAEAGGKIFANPRNAAAGSLRQKDAAVTAARPLRFLAHGWGEVSELPADTQCDMMRVISGWGLAVSPDFQRFTGLDAIFAHYRAIEAKRADLPFDIDGVVYKVDRLDWQKRLGQVARAPRWAIAHKFPAEKAQTTLKAIDIQVGRTGKLTPVARLEPVNVGGVTVTNATLHNADEIERLGVRPGDRIVIQRAGDVIPQVLENLTRDEDRPAYVFPTECPECGSDAVREEGEVDIRCTGGLICPAQRVERLRHFASRHALDIEGLGLVHIESFFRDGLIQSPADIFKLTKEQLLSRERWAELSAANLIAAIDARRQPPLDRFLFALGIRHVGEVTARDLARRYRSFDNFMAMIDRALAVRAETRPTPAEPDRKFAQRRDKAVVAVIDTPNIGPEVANAILDFFEEPHNREVVGDILASGVAPQDVVHETRASPVSGKTLVFTGSLETLSRDEAKAQAESLGAKVSGSVSAKTDLVIAGPGAGSKLKKAQELGVEVIDEAAWAEIVRQVAG; encoded by the coding sequence ATGACGGAAGTGCCCGAACGGCTGGACGAGAAGGCCGCCGCCGCCGAACTGGCGCGGCTCGCGGAGGCGATCGCCCACCACAACCGCCTCTATCATGCCGAGGATGCGCCGGAGATTTCCGACGCGGCCTATGACGCGCTGGTCCGCCGCAACGCGGAGCTGGAGGCGGCCTTTCCGCATCTGGTGCGAGAGGACAGTCCCTCGCGGCAGGTCGGGGCGGTGCCGGCCGGGCCGCTCGCCAAGGTGCGTCACGCCGCGCCGATGCTCAGCCTCGACAACGCCTTTTCCGAAGAGGATGTCGCGGATTTCATCGGTCGCGTCAGCCGCTACCTCAATCTCGCGCCGGACGAGCCGATCGCCGTCACGGCGGAGCCCAAGATCGACGGCCTCTCCTGCTCCCTGCGCTACGAGAGGGGCCAACTCGTCCTCGCCGCGACCCGCGGCGACGGCACCACGGGGGAGGACGTCACCCCCAATGTGCGCACCATTTCAGACATCCCGCAGCGCCTGAGACTCCGTTCGTCGACCGAGGTTGAGTCGGAAGTGCCCGATGTTTTCGAAGTCCGGGGCGAGGTCTATATGTCCAAGGCCGATTTCGCGGCCTTGAACGAGCGCCAGGCGGAAGCGGGCGGCAAGATCTTCGCCAACCCGAGGAACGCCGCCGCCGGGTCGCTGCGCCAGAAGGATGCCGCCGTCACCGCCGCCCGGCCCCTGCGATTCCTCGCCCATGGCTGGGGCGAGGTGTCGGAGCTTCCCGCCGACACGCAATGCGACATGATGCGCGTCATCAGTGGCTGGGGCCTGGCCGTGTCGCCGGATTTCCAACGGTTCACCGGCCTGGACGCGATCTTCGCCCACTACCGCGCCATCGAGGCGAAGCGCGCCGACTTGCCCTTCGACATCGATGGCGTCGTCTACAAGGTCGACCGGCTCGACTGGCAGAAGCGGCTGGGCCAGGTGGCACGCGCTCCGCGCTGGGCGATCGCTCACAAATTCCCGGCGGAAAAGGCGCAGACGACCCTCAAGGCCATCGACATCCAGGTCGGCCGCACCGGCAAGCTCACCCCGGTGGCGCGGCTGGAGCCGGTCAATGTCGGCGGCGTCACCGTCACCAACGCCACCTTGCACAATGCCGACGAGATCGAGCGGCTCGGCGTCCGTCCGGGCGACCGCATCGTCATCCAGCGCGCCGGCGACGTCATTCCCCAGGTGCTGGAGAATCTGACCCGGGATGAGGATCGGCCAGCCTATGTCTTCCCGACCGAATGCCCCGAATGCGGCTCCGATGCGGTGCGGGAGGAAGGCGAGGTCGACATTCGCTGCACCGGCGGCCTCATCTGCCCGGCCCAGCGGGTCGAGCGGCTCCGCCACTTCGCCAGCCGTCACGCGCTCGACATAGAAGGGCTCGGCCTCGTCCATATCGAGAGCTTCTTCCGCGACGGCCTCATCCAGTCGCCGGCGGACATCTTCAAGCTCACCAAGGAGCAGCTCCTTTCCCGCGAACGCTGGGCGGAGCTGTCGGCCGCCAATCTGATCGCCGCCATCGATGCCCGGCGCCAGCCGCCGCTCGACCGCTTCCTCTTCGCCCTTGGCATCCGCCATGTCGGCGAAGTGACGGCGCGCGATCTCGCCCGGCGCTATCGCTCCTTCGACAATTTCATGGCGATGATCGACCGGGCGCTTGCCGTGCGCGCCGAGACCCGGCCGACGCCGGCCGAACCGGATCGGAAATTCGCCCAGCGCCGCGACAAGGCGGTGGTGGCGGTGATCGACACGCCCAATATCGGGCCCGAGGTCGCCAATGCGATCCTCGACTTCTTCGAGGAACCGCACAATCGCGAGGTGGTGGGCGACATCCTCGCCTCAGGCGTCGCGCCGCAGGACGTGGTCCACGAAACCCGCGCCTCGCCGGTCAGCGGTAAGACCCTGGTCTTCACCGGCAGCCTCGAAACCCTGTCCCGCGACGAAGCCAAGGCGCAGGCCGAGTCCCTCGGTGCCAAAGTGTCGGGTTCCGTCTCGGCCAAGACCGATTTGGTCATCGCCGGCCCCGGCGCCGGCTCCAAGCTCAAAAAGGCCCAGGAACTCGGGGTCGAAGTGATCGACGAGGCGGCCTGGGCCGAGATCGTGCGGCAAGTGGCGGGCTGA
- a CDS encoding methyl-accepting chemotaxis protein: MATKSGKVRIEDRFPLFDQDGTLAAMGREIWSLIEPQAEEVSRAFAHQYVASYSPGESIDPAREAELVKLTLPYVALKFPDLADQKWVDVAGNLAAVAARLAPLTAIIAGIAAAGAKIQDMVAKGVAGDAERLARLNRAVSQATLLEVDIFSAHYDLIRARAEQEQRTAKGAEFNSEILGVVERTATESRALRSQAADASQAARGMLGKTSEVAAAAEQSAVAMREAAQTAAGLIQAIEDARNEVEVAAGVATRAGSQASEAVKISQALSTHVEAIESILGLIRDIAGQTNLLALNATIEAARAGDAGRGFAVVAQEVKSLASQTARATDDITAKITAIQQATKQTVEANGSIQETVVEVQSSADRIRQAMEVQAQTVTMITAAVDETALAADSMSSTIAAIRSDTETVVSEIGDVEKNFGRVDEQMATFKEATGRFVGSFAA, translated from the coding sequence GTGGCGACCAAAAGCGGCAAAGTGCGTATCGAGGACCGGTTTCCCCTGTTCGACCAGGATGGAACCTTGGCGGCCATGGGCCGCGAGATATGGTCGCTGATCGAGCCGCAGGCCGAGGAGGTCAGCCGGGCCTTCGCTCACCAATATGTCGCCTCCTACAGTCCCGGCGAGTCGATTGATCCGGCGCGGGAAGCGGAGCTGGTGAAGCTCACCCTTCCCTATGTCGCGCTCAAATTCCCGGATCTCGCCGACCAGAAATGGGTGGACGTCGCCGGCAATCTCGCCGCCGTTGCGGCCAGGCTGGCGCCGCTCACCGCCATCATCGCCGGCATCGCCGCCGCCGGCGCCAAGATCCAGGACATGGTCGCTAAGGGCGTCGCCGGCGATGCCGAGCGGCTGGCCCGGCTCAACCGTGCAGTGAGCCAGGCGACGCTGCTCGAGGTCGATATCTTCTCGGCCCATTACGACCTTATCCGCGCCCGCGCCGAGCAGGAGCAGCGGACGGCGAAGGGCGCCGAGTTCAACAGCGAGATACTGGGCGTGGTCGAGCGGACCGCGACCGAAAGCCGGGCCTTGCGCAGCCAGGCCGCCGATGCCTCCCAAGCGGCGCGCGGCATGCTGGGCAAGACGAGCGAGGTCGCGGCGGCGGCCGAACAGTCGGCGGTGGCGATGCGCGAGGCGGCGCAGACAGCAGCCGGACTCATCCAGGCGATCGAGGATGCGCGCAACGAAGTGGAAGTCGCCGCCGGCGTCGCCACCCGCGCCGGCTCGCAGGCTTCCGAAGCGGTCAAGATCAGCCAGGCGCTGTCGACCCATGTCGAGGCGATCGAATCGATCCTCGGCCTCATTCGCGACATTGCCGGGCAGACCAACCTTCTCGCCCTCAACGCCACCATCGAGGCGGCGCGGGCGGGCGACGCCGGGCGCGGCTTCGCGGTCGTGGCGCAGGAGGTGAAGTCGCTGGCGTCGCAAACGGCGCGGGCGACCGACGACATCACCGCCAAGATTACCGCCATCCAGCAGGCGACGAAGCAGACCGTCGAAGCCAATGGCTCCATCCAGGAGACGGTGGTGGAGGTCCAGTCCTCGGCCGACCGCATCCGCCAGGCGATGGAGGTGCAGGCGCAGACCGTCACCATGATCACCGCCGCCGTTGACGAGACCGCGCTGGCCGCCGACTCCATGTCGTCGACGATCGCCGCGATTCGCTCCGACACCGAGACGGTGGTGAGCGAGATCGGCGACGTGGAGAAGAATTTCGGCCGGGTGGATGAGCAGATGGCCACCTTCAAGGAAGCGACCGGGCGGTTCGTCGGCAGTTTCGCCGCCTGA
- the sdhD gene encoding succinate dehydrogenase, hydrophobic membrane anchor protein: MRMETPIGRVRGLGSAKSGAHHWWLERLTSVSTLLLFVWFVVSLLRMPSLDYRSVVEWLSEPLVAVPMLLLIVSTFWHLKLGLQVVIEDYVHEEGMKFFSITLLNFFTIALGALALFSVLKIAFAGGAA; encoded by the coding sequence ATGAGGATGGAAACGCCGATCGGGCGCGTGCGCGGGCTGGGCTCGGCCAAATCGGGCGCGCATCATTGGTGGCTGGAGCGGCTGACCTCCGTTTCGACCTTGCTGCTCTTCGTCTGGTTCGTCGTCTCGCTGCTCAGGATGCCGAGCCTCGATTATCGGTCGGTCGTCGAGTGGCTGTCGGAGCCGCTGGTCGCGGTGCCGATGCTGCTGCTCATCGTCTCGACCTTCTGGCATCTGAAATTGGGCCTGCAGGTCGTGATCGAAGATTATGTGCATGAGGAGGGGATGAAGTTCTTCTCCATCACCTTGCTCAACTTCTTCACCATCGCCCTCGGCGCGCTCGCGCTCTTCTCGGTTCTCAAGATCGCCTTTGCCGGGGGTGCTGCCTGA